A genome region from Hydrogenoanaerobacterium saccharovorans includes the following:
- a CDS encoding potassium channel family protein encodes MLFFNHKQENIIIAGCGKLGSYFAKTLCNQKVNVSIIDENENCLALLDNSISYRYIKGDATEREVLEAAGIESADVLVAATDSDSSNIMISQIAKKYYRTNTVIALLKNIEKEDLCKEMNITTLSPLLLSIKELQLILANEKK; translated from the coding sequence ATGTTATTTTTTAACCATAAACAAGAGAATATCATTATCGCTGGCTGCGGGAAACTAGGATCTTACTTTGCTAAGACCTTATGTAACCAGAAAGTTAATGTTTCAATTATTGATGAAAATGAAAACTGTTTGGCTTTACTGGATAACAGTATTTCTTACCGTTATATTAAAGGCGATGCTACAGAACGAGAAGTTTTGGAAGCTGCCGGAATTGAGTCTGCCGACGTATTGGTCGCAGCTACCGACAGTGACAGTTCCAATATCATGATTTCTCAAATTGCAAAAAAATACTACAGAACCAATACTGTAATAGCCCTACTAAAAAATATTGAAAAAGAAGATTTATGTAAAGAAATGAATATTACCACTTTATCCCCGTTATTACTTTCTATAAAAGAATTACAATTAATTTTAGCAAATGAAAAGAAGTGA
- a CDS encoding Fic family protein, translating into MHDIERIARFHLEFEGIHPFIDGNGRTKVYMLTSRLFSF; encoded by the coding sequence ATGCACGATATCGAACGCATTGCAAGATTTCATCTTGAATTTGAGGGTATACACCCATTCATTGATGGAAACGGAAGAACAAAAGTCTATATGTTGACCTCAAGGTTGTTTAGTTTTTAG
- a CDS encoding LytR/AlgR family response regulator transcription factor: MLKIAICDDQPQELEAICTNLKVYLTVNPLEAEIQKFTHPDELLSAIENENFHIYLLDIVMPMVNGLELGCQIRRLDREAQIIYATTEPQFALQAYAASPINYLIKPIDKQQLFDTLTLAISKMDLTEDQTFTVKTSDSLRVINLSDIACFEYRSHSVLFTLKNGEEFLSRTIRENFSEYRSPILKDRHFLQCHTSFVVNMRRVELFSKDSFTLCGGKIVPIAAKQYATVRDTYMNYLMQKGAHK; the protein is encoded by the coding sequence ATGCTGAAAATAGCCATCTGCGACGACCAACCACAGGAGCTTGAAGCCATTTGCACTAATTTAAAGGTATATCTTACAGTTAATCCATTGGAGGCTGAAATTCAAAAATTCACACACCCCGATGAACTGCTGTCAGCGATAGAAAACGAAAACTTTCACATTTACCTATTAGACATCGTTATGCCTATGGTAAATGGATTAGAGCTTGGATGTCAAATTCGGCGTCTTGACCGTGAGGCGCAAATTATCTACGCCACTACAGAACCGCAATTTGCCCTGCAGGCATATGCGGCAAGCCCAATCAATTATCTCATTAAACCAATTGACAAACAGCAGCTATTTGATACGCTTACACTGGCAATCTCAAAAATGGACTTAACCGAGGATCAGACGTTTACTGTGAAAACCTCCGATAGTCTGCGTGTCATAAATTTATCGGATATCGCCTGCTTTGAATATCGCAGTCACTCTGTTCTGTTCACGCTAAAAAACGGCGAGGAATTTTTAAGCCGCACCATTCGAGAGAATTTTTCGGAATATCGCTCTCCAATCTTGAAGGATAGGCATTTTCTGCAATGCCACACTTCTTTTGTTGTCAATATGCGTCGTGTGGAGCTGTTTTCTAAGGATAGCTTTACACTGTGCGGTGGAAAAATTGTACCCATTGCAGCAAAGCAATATGCTACAGTGCGAGATACATATATGAACTATCTTATGCAGAAAGGGGCACACAAATGA
- a CDS encoding potassium channel family protein: protein MNVILFGENKCTEYFVKILKDEGHEITLVNSNYDLCRKIADKYEIPAICESDINEFVFKNANAHKADLVISLYENDADNLVVCEISKKTFHVKSTYAVVNNPDNIDVFYSLGIDKCISTPTILKQMINQDSIAYGIDKYFNAKSKNYFVREFQVTNKSECKNKKLWELNLPECCNVVSVFRNNEIIIPQGSTQFILGDKVLVTVSAQVINQVQKMFTDKDMQAIIV, encoded by the coding sequence TTGAACGTTATACTTTTTGGAGAAAATAAATGTACCGAATATTTCGTTAAAATTTTAAAGGATGAGGGGCACGAAATCACTCTAGTGAACTCTAACTATGATTTATGCAGAAAAATTGCAGATAAATATGAAATACCTGCAATATGCGAGAGTGATATAAATGAATTTGTTTTTAAAAATGCAAATGCACACAAAGCAGATTTAGTGATTTCGTTATATGAAAATGATGCTGATAATTTAGTAGTTTGCGAAATTTCAAAAAAGACTTTTCATGTTAAAAGCACATATGCCGTAGTAAATAACCCTGATAACATAGATGTCTTTTACAGCTTAGGCATTGATAAATGTATTAGTACCCCAACTATTTTAAAGCAAATGATTAACCAAGATAGCATTGCATATGGTATTGATAAATATTTTAATGCAAAAAGCAAAAATTATTTTGTTCGAGAGTTTCAAGTTACAAATAAATCTGAATGCAAAAATAAAAAGTTGTGGGAGCTCAACCTCCCCGAATGCTGCAATGTTGTTTCTGTTTTCAGGAATAATGAAATTATAATTCCTCAAGGCAGTACACAGTTTATTCTAGGAGATAAAGTTCTTGTTACAGTATCTGCACAAGTAATAAATCAAGTACAGAAAATGTTTACGGATAAAGATATGCAAGCAATTATTGTTTAA
- a CDS encoding sensor histidine kinase yields MIEHFPDFLRAAISTTANVLLMITLLQPKYSKKVTILTMLGILGADLGTAVYCYLSGNLTLLAKIDTILFAVLCFAVRPLFKDTFMQWLFSYLTVQNISDIVIILSFTISRKLPYPVYANSILRFLLFGAFLLILLRYVRPLYRQAVEHWTAYFAIALGVYITFTYYVLLSDNIVATLTEEAIPLLLVILIGLAAYGSIFISLKDLQREFRIKDENQKMQTEREYLKLAADNMSQRLKLMDEVSVQNSRATHDRRHFNNVLLELLKQGKCDEAVELLKNQNQVVPKIIKVYCENPIVNAAICHYAGIAEQSGIKTEIELDIPSYITLDSLELCLAVSNLLENAIQACKRLENTKLCYIRFTCRNVGRLLLEIENTCHKNTVLDKNGYPIAHEDGHGIGSKSVSAFAKKYDGELMYSIENGNFRVRLLV; encoded by the coding sequence ATGATTGAACATTTTCCAGACTTTTTAAGAGCGGCTATATCCACCACTGCCAATGTTCTTTTAATGATAACCCTGTTGCAACCCAAATACTCAAAAAAAGTTACAATACTTACAATGTTGGGAATTCTTGGAGCCGATCTTGGTACAGCTGTTTATTGTTATCTAAGCGGCAACTTAACTCTACTTGCAAAAATTGACACAATATTGTTTGCTGTTTTGTGCTTTGCAGTACGCCCATTGTTCAAGGACACCTTTATGCAGTGGCTGTTTTCCTATCTTACAGTGCAAAACATCAGCGACATTGTCATCATATTAAGCTTTACCATTTCAAGAAAATTGCCATATCCTGTCTATGCAAACTCCATCCTACGATTTCTCCTGTTTGGCGCTTTTTTGCTGATTTTATTACGCTATGTTCGCCCACTGTATCGGCAGGCGGTGGAACATTGGACAGCATATTTTGCTATAGCATTGGGGGTTTATATTACCTTTACTTACTATGTTTTGTTGTCTGACAATATTGTGGCTACACTGACCGAAGAGGCAATTCCTCTGCTTTTGGTAATATTGATTGGTCTTGCCGCATATGGCTCTATTTTTATCTCTCTTAAAGATCTGCAAAGAGAGTTTAGAATAAAAGATGAAAACCAAAAAATGCAAACAGAGCGAGAATATTTGAAATTGGCGGCAGATAATATGTCCCAGAGGCTTAAGCTTATGGATGAGGTTTCTGTGCAAAACAGCCGTGCCACCCATGACCGACGCCATTTTAACAATGTGCTGTTGGAGCTTTTAAAGCAAGGAAAATGTGATGAAGCGGTTGAGCTGCTAAAAAATCAAAATCAAGTTGTGCCCAAAATAATTAAGGTTTACTGCGAAAATCCAATTGTCAATGCAGCTATTTGCCATTATGCAGGCATCGCAGAACAGAGTGGCATTAAAACCGAAATCGAACTTGATATTCCAAGCTACATCACGCTGGATTCCTTGGAGCTTTGTTTGGCAGTTTCAAATCTGTTAGAAAATGCGATACAAGCTTGCAAGAGACTTGAAAATACAAAGCTTTGCTATATTCGCTTTACCTGCCGTAATGTTGGACGACTGCTTTTAGAAATAGAAAATACTTGCCATAAGAATACCGTCCTTGATAAAAACGGCTATCCCATTGCCCACGAAGATGGTCACGGAATTGGAAGCAAAAGCGTCAGTGCCTTTGCAAAAAAATATGATGGTGAACTGATGTATAGCATCGAAAACGGAAATTTTCGAGTTCGGCTGTTGGTGTGA
- a CDS encoding response regulator, producing MNSSKLFLVVEDDKQIRSFISFSLKTQDYKIIEASTGEEALSAITSNNLEVIILDLGLPDMDGLDIIKRVRKFSQTPIIVVSGRDQDKEKIDALDFGADDYITKPFSVNELLARIRVILRHSAKEESSNITLYKIGDLEINISNHTVFKKEIEIHLTPMEFDIIKILVNNCGKVLTHSYLLKQVWGSYLESDTQSLRVFMANIRRKIEDDPTNPKYIITEVGIGYRFVGEL from the coding sequence ATGAATAGCAGCAAATTATTTTTAGTTGTGGAAGATGATAAGCAAATAAGGTCATTTATCAGTTTTTCGTTAAAAACTCAAGATTATAAAATTATTGAAGCATCAACCGGAGAAGAAGCGCTAAGTGCTATTACGTCAAATAACCTTGAAGTGATTATTTTGGATTTAGGTTTGCCTGACATGGATGGATTGGACATCATTAAACGAGTGCGTAAATTTTCTCAAACACCTATCATAGTAGTTTCTGGAAGAGACCAAGATAAAGAAAAAATAGATGCGTTGGATTTCGGAGCAGACGATTATATTACAAAACCTTTCAGCGTAAATGAACTTCTTGCAAGAATAAGAGTAATTCTACGGCATTCAGCGAAAGAAGAAAGCAGTAATATTACTTTATATAAAATTGGAGATTTAGAAATCAATATTTCAAATCATACTGTTTTTAAAAAAGAAATTGAAATTCATTTAACACCAATGGAATTCGATATCATAAAAATACTTGTAAACAATTGTGGTAAAGTTTTAACACACAGTTATCTTTTAAAGCAAGTGTGGGGCTCGTATTTAGAAAGCGATACTCAATCTTTAAGAGTTTTTATGGCAAACATACGCAGAAAAATTGAAGATGATCCTACCAATCCCAAATATATTATTACTGAAGTAGGCATTGGATATCGTTTTGTTGGGGAATTATGA
- a CDS encoding DUF4118 domain-containing protein → MNYKDKILLQSTLTLLILTIATILSYIFKHLGFSDTNIVVIYILSVLIISNFTKGYLYGISASLLSMLSFNFFFIEPIYSFKVYNKSYFLTFVVMLLASILTSTLTSKIIESSKAANRNKKEFQTLFKISSSLAKASSISDVANISLQCISILFDCEVTFLTSIDNIAYRYDIVKEKRSITSQMISKEQIELLLECKTIYYIKNQINQYGILCLPKNFAVDEEKKALINSICNQIFIALERERLYREKESVKNEVEREKFKSNLLRAISHDIRGPLSSISGASEILIYNIKEKENLEFAKGIHDSSLWLTQMVENILSLTKVQEGSLNINKKPEAIEEIIGVVLHYFSKYATANKISVDIPDEIIFVPMDGKLIAQVLINLVDNAIKHSNPTDDIIIKVYVEKKLVWFCVIDDGTGINPKNINKIFDLFFISDDLPSDTKHRGNGLGLSICKAIVSAHGGKIFAKNNLEKGATIQFSLPL, encoded by the coding sequence TTGAATTATAAAGATAAAATATTACTCCAATCAACACTAACTTTATTAATTCTAACGATTGCTACTATTTTGTCATATATCTTTAAGCATTTAGGTTTTTCAGATACCAATATTGTTGTTATTTATATTCTCTCTGTCTTAATTATTTCAAATTTTACAAAAGGGTATTTATATGGAATTTCGGCTTCTTTATTATCTATGTTAAGCTTTAACTTTTTTTTCATAGAACCTATTTATTCATTTAAAGTTTATAATAAGAGCTACTTTCTTACATTTGTCGTTATGCTTTTAGCATCTATCCTTACCAGTACACTAACAAGTAAAATAATTGAATCTTCGAAAGCCGCCAACAGAAATAAAAAAGAATTTCAAACATTATTTAAAATTTCAAGTTCACTGGCAAAGGCATCGAGTATCTCTGATGTTGCCAACATCTCATTGCAATGTATTTCTATTTTATTTGATTGTGAAGTAACATTTTTAACATCTATTGATAACATCGCTTACCGATATGATATTGTAAAAGAAAAGCGCTCTATCACTTCTCAAATGATTTCTAAAGAACAAATAGAACTATTATTAGAATGTAAAACAATCTATTATATCAAAAACCAAATAAATCAGTACGGCATACTTTGTCTCCCAAAAAATTTTGCAGTTGATGAAGAAAAAAAGGCATTAATAAATTCTATATGCAATCAAATTTTTATAGCTTTAGAGCGTGAGCGTTTGTATAGAGAAAAAGAATCTGTTAAAAACGAAGTAGAACGCGAAAAATTTAAAAGCAACCTTCTAAGAGCAATCTCGCATGATATAAGAGGCCCTCTTTCAAGCATTTCAGGTGCTTCAGAAATTTTAATATACAACATAAAAGAGAAAGAAAATTTAGAATTTGCAAAAGGTATACATGACAGTTCTTTGTGGCTTACTCAAATGGTTGAGAATATTTTAAGCCTAACAAAAGTTCAAGAAGGTTCACTTAATATAAATAAAAAACCGGAAGCTATAGAAGAAATCATTGGTGTTGTGCTGCATTATTTTTCAAAATATGCAACTGCAAATAAAATATCAGTCGATATTCCAGATGAAATTATTTTTGTGCCTATGGATGGTAAGCTGATTGCTCAGGTACTGATTAATCTTGTTGATAATGCGATTAAGCATTCAAACCCAACGGATGACATAATTATCAAAGTTTATGTTGAGAAGAAGCTAGTATGGTTTTGTGTTATTGATGATGGAACAGGAATCAATCCCAAAAATATTAATAAAATTTTTGATCTATTCTTTATCTCAGATGATTTACCGTCCGATACTAAACACAGAGGCAACGGTTTGGGTCTTTCTATTTGTAAGGCAATTGTTTCAGCTCACGGTGGAAAAATATTTGCCAAAAATAATTTAGAAAAAGGTGCTACTATACAATTCAGCTTACCATTATAG